From SAR86 cluster bacterium, one genomic window encodes:
- a CDS encoding sulfite exporter TauE/SafE family protein: MLEIEILIIFSLISFVTSFITSIASLGGGMIMLASLAQYFPPSSLIPIHALIQLSNNISRTFLFRKDIVFSIFKPVLYGSVFGSLIGIALFSAISEGIILLLIGLFIILMIYSQNVLKVVGKFLPNSICGLISACIGMLVGANGPLVSAFLATKDLKPKELIGTHGAIMVAQHLFKIIAFILLFNFLIIQYLLLVICTTITGFLGAWLAKVYLEKISKNIFDILLKILLAGLSTLLIIKGLLLIF; this comes from the coding sequence ATGTTAGAAATTGAAATTCTTATTATTTTTTCTTTAATCTCTTTTGTTACTTCTTTTATAACTTCCATTGCAAGTTTAGGCGGAGGAATGATCATGTTGGCATCGTTGGCCCAATATTTCCCTCCTTCATCTTTAATTCCAATACATGCTCTTATTCAACTTTCAAATAATATTTCAAGAACTTTTCTTTTCAGAAAAGACATTGTCTTTTCCATCTTTAAGCCAGTTTTATATGGAAGCGTTTTTGGGTCTTTAATAGGAATTGCATTATTTTCTGCCATCTCAGAAGGAATTATTCTTCTATTAATAGGATTATTTATTATATTGATGATTTATTCTCAGAATGTATTGAAAGTTGTCGGTAAGTTTCTTCCAAATTCAATTTGTGGACTCATTTCGGCATGCATCGGCATGCTAGTGGGAGCCAATGGGCCTCTTGTATCTGCATTTTTAGCAACTAAAGACCTAAAACCTAAAGAATTAATAGGGACACATGGCGCAATTATGGTAGCTCAGCATCTTTTTAAAATTATAGCTTTTATTTTGCTATTTAATTTTCTAATAATTCAGTATCTATTGTTGGTTATTTGTACAACTATTACAGGTTTTTTAGGGGCTTGGTTGGCTAAAGTTTATTTAGAAAAAATATCTAAAAATATTTTTGATATATTACTTAAGATCTTACTTGCCGGTTTATCAACTCTGCTAATAATTAAAGGATTACTATTAATCTTTTAG
- a CDS encoding cupin domain-containing protein, producing the protein MGLPQEINPVNSELMDTLVKASKMDWMPYIEGEERAFVKILYIGSESGNWAVLFRWLKGFAADPHKHLSGSHTFILSGQLKVREGLLNAGDYVYEPNGMLHDETKALEDTEYLFISNGPIIFFDDDKFTGYMGWEEWQRIQDQ; encoded by the coding sequence ATGGGATTACCACAAGAGATAAATCCAGTTAACTCAGAATTAATGGATACTTTAGTCAAGGCATCAAAAATGGATTGGATGCCATATATTGAAGGGGAAGAAAGGGCATTTGTAAAGATCTTGTATATTGGCTCTGAAAGTGGAAATTGGGCTGTATTATTTAGATGGCTTAAAGGGTTTGCGGCTGATCCTCATAAACATCTTTCAGGTTCTCATACTTTTATTCTTTCTGGACAGTTAAAAGTAAGAGAAGGATTACTCAACGCAGGCGATTATGTTTATGAACCAAATGGCATGCTTCATGATGAAACTAAAGCTTTGGAGGACACAGAATATCTTTTCATCAGCAATGGACCAATAATTTTCTTCGATGATGATAAGTTTACTGGTTATATGGGTTGGGAAGAATGGCAAAGGATACAAGATCAGTAG
- a CDS encoding alpha-L-glutamate ligase: MIIVIHENKEWIPPFEEAFNVLNLKYEFWYLPEINLNLQQIPEEAVYYNRMSASSHTRDHRYEPELAIGILEWLERYSRTVVNGSRALDLEISKIRQYQELEKYKILTPKTFATARISEIINGADEVNFPLISKHNRAGKGLGVYKFHDKETLQEFTNSKSFESSPDGINLLQQFIHAPSNKIIRMEFINSKFIYAVEVDTSDGFELCPADECQIDSNCPTGSAPKFNILKDFELNNLSNYEAFLSDNNIGIAGIEIILDEDGVVWTYDVNTNTNYNSAAEEKANESAPLKIAEYLMSLES; this comes from the coding sequence ATGATCATTGTCATTCACGAAAACAAGGAATGGATCCCTCCATTCGAAGAAGCCTTCAATGTCCTTAATTTAAAATATGAATTTTGGTATCTTCCTGAAATTAATCTCAATCTTCAGCAGATTCCTGAAGAAGCAGTTTATTATAATAGAATGAGCGCATCTTCTCATACTAGAGATCATAGGTATGAACCGGAATTAGCCATTGGAATTTTAGAATGGTTAGAGAGATATTCAAGAACGGTAGTAAATGGATCAAGGGCGTTAGACCTAGAAATAAGCAAAATTAGACAGTACCAAGAATTAGAAAAATATAAAATTCTCACACCCAAGACTTTTGCTACTGCTAGGATCAGTGAAATTATAAATGGAGCAGACGAAGTAAATTTCCCTTTAATTTCAAAGCATAATAGAGCTGGCAAAGGATTGGGTGTATATAAATTTCATGACAAGGAAACACTTCAAGAATTTACCAACAGCAAATCATTTGAAAGTTCTCCTGATGGTATAAATCTTCTTCAACAATTTATACATGCTCCGTCTAATAAAATTATCAGAATGGAATTTATTAATTCTAAATTTATTTATGCAGTTGAAGTAGATACCTCAGACGGGTTTGAACTATGCCCCGCAGACGAATGTCAGATTGATTCTAATTGCCCTACAGGTTCAGCACCTAAATTTAATATTCTAAAAGATTTTGAATTAAACAATCTGTCAAACTATGAAGCCTTTCTTTCTGATAACAACATAGGCATTGCAGGTATTGAAATTATTTTAGATGAAGATGGAGTGGTTTGGACTTATGATGTTAATACAAATACAAATTATAATTCTGCTGCAGAAGAAAAAGCTAATGAAAGTGCTCCTCTTAAAATAGCTGAGTACCTAATGTCACTTGAGTCTTAA
- a CDS encoding class I adenylate-forming enzyme family protein: MILTAKNRIQDFTSRGWWGNDTLYSLFEAALAECKDQEGLVDPENRFNITGHLPKRLTFHQIHETVEKYASVFYEHGLRRDDIVIVQLPNVVELPMIYLALSKLGIICSPIPMQYGAYEINSIISETDPKAFISIQTFNGTKHAEQFSSVFLNNEIKFSLGGVNDFIDLHDFHPSEESFKAQQSYSKENPVSANDVFTICWTSGTTGTPKGVPRSHNLWLPMAKAAAFVSETEEGDTLLNPFPMINMASIGGFLFNWLLCKGKLIQHHPFDLNVFLAQIANEKVNYTIAPPAIMNMLLNNPGILDQQDFSSLRSIGCGGAPLSEWMVESFQNKYNLTVQNIFGSNEGATLLSARNEIEDPHLRAKYFPRFGVKNLDWSNPVSKLVRTKLVDVETHEEINESNQPGELLISGATVFDGYWNAPEANAEVFDEEGYFRTGDLFEISPKDTQQKYYKFCGRCKDLIIRGGMNISPEELDNLLSSHPKLLEVAVTGYEDEILGEKVGVVAVLAVGETISLEEIIYFLKTKQIAKYKMPEDLRLIDVLPKNSVGKVLRRELKDLFN; encoded by the coding sequence ATGATACTTACTGCAAAAAATAGGATTCAAGATTTTACTAGTAGAGGCTGGTGGGGAAATGACACCCTTTATTCTTTGTTCGAAGCTGCTTTAGCTGAATGCAAAGACCAAGAAGGGCTTGTTGACCCAGAAAACCGATTTAATATTACAGGACATTTACCCAAAAGATTAACCTTTCATCAGATACATGAAACCGTTGAGAAATACGCAAGTGTTTTTTATGAACATGGCTTGAGAAGAGACGATATTGTTATTGTTCAATTACCAAATGTTGTTGAATTACCCATGATTTATTTAGCATTATCAAAACTTGGAATTATTTGTTCTCCCATTCCAATGCAATATGGTGCCTATGAAATTAACAGCATCATCAGCGAGACAGACCCGAAAGCTTTTATCAGCATTCAAACTTTTAATGGAACTAAGCATGCTGAACAATTCTCCTCAGTTTTTTTAAATAATGAGATCAAGTTTTCGCTGGGCGGCGTAAATGATTTCATCGATCTGCATGACTTCCATCCTTCAGAAGAATCATTCAAGGCTCAGCAATCATATTCAAAGGAGAATCCAGTGTCAGCCAATGATGTTTTTACAATCTGCTGGACGTCAGGAACGACTGGAACACCGAAAGGCGTTCCAAGAAGTCATAACCTGTGGCTGCCCATGGCCAAGGCAGCTGCCTTTGTATCAGAGACGGAAGAGGGCGATACTCTATTAAACCCATTTCCAATGATTAACATGGCAAGCATTGGTGGTTTTTTATTTAACTGGTTGCTTTGCAAAGGTAAGCTCATCCAGCATCACCCCTTTGATTTAAATGTTTTTTTAGCCCAAATTGCTAATGAAAAGGTCAATTATACAATCGCACCTCCAGCAATTATGAATATGCTCTTAAATAATCCTGGGATTCTTGATCAGCAGGATTTTAGTAGCTTGAGATCTATTGGATGCGGCGGAGCTCCCTTGTCCGAGTGGATGGTTGAGTCCTTTCAAAACAAATACAACTTAACTGTTCAAAATATCTTTGGCTCTAATGAAGGCGCAACCTTGCTTAGTGCTCGTAACGAGATTGAGGATCCACATTTGAGAGCTAAATATTTCCCACGTTTTGGTGTTAAAAATCTAGATTGGAGCAACCCTGTATCAAAATTAGTTCGAACTAAATTGGTTGATGTGGAAACTCACGAAGAAATTAATGAGTCCAATCAGCCTGGCGAGCTTCTCATTTCAGGTGCAACAGTGTTTGATGGTTATTGGAATGCACCTGAGGCTAATGCTGAAGTTTTTGATGAGGAGGGGTATTTCAGGACAGGAGATTTATTTGAAATTTCTCCTAAAGACACGCAACAGAAATATTATAAATTTTGTGGAAGATGCAAAGATTTAATTATTCGAGGTGGGATGAACATTTCTCCAGAGGAGTTAGACAATCTTTTGAGCTCACATCCTAAATTATTAGAAGTTGCTGTAACGGGTTATGAGGATGAAATACTTGGTGAAAAAGTTGGCGTAGTTGCGGTTTTGGCTGTGGGCGAGACCATTTCTTTAGAAGAAATTATTTATTTTCTTAAAACAAAACAAATCGCCAAATATAAAATGCCTGAAGACCTGAGACTCATAGATGTCTTGCCTAAAAATTCAGTTGGGAAAGTTTTGAGAAGAGAGCTAAAAGATTTATTTAATTAG
- a CDS encoding acetyl-CoA acetyltransferase: protein MQERVYILGGYQSDFAQNWHRNELDLLDVFKDTISKGLNSVDLEQKDVDVAHVGNFTAELFCNQGHLGGFFVSSHPDFFGLPSSRHEAACASGSIAALAACAEIESGRYELAAVLGIEQMRNVSGEQAAQNIGGPAMRSGFECQDVQYPWPHMFSELTNEYDKRYSIDENHLSKISEINFANAKKNPNSQTRGWTFESDAFTRSDHSNPVIEGRTRKMDCGQITDGAAIIFLASEKKAKEYAEAKSIKLESIPYIKGWGHQTGPITYQEKIDFSQNKEYVFPHVKKAIDDAFARANMQGVADIDGIETHDCFTSTEYMAIDHFGITKPGESWKAIESGDIEIRGKIPINASGGLIGLGHPVGATGVRMLLDCYKQCTNNAGDYQIDNAKNISTLNIGGSATTVVSFVVGTA from the coding sequence ATGCAAGAACGAGTATACATTCTGGGGGGCTATCAATCTGACTTTGCCCAAAATTGGCATAGAAATGAATTAGATCTTTTGGATGTCTTCAAAGACACAATCTCTAAAGGCTTGAACTCTGTTGATTTAGAGCAAAAAGATGTGGATGTTGCTCACGTTGGTAATTTCACAGCTGAACTGTTTTGTAATCAAGGTCATTTAGGTGGTTTTTTTGTATCTTCACACCCTGATTTCTTTGGTTTGCCATCTTCTAGACACGAAGCAGCTTGTGCTTCAGGGAGCATCGCAGCATTAGCAGCCTGTGCTGAAATTGAATCTGGGCGATATGAACTTGCCGCAGTTTTAGGGATCGAGCAAATGAGAAATGTTTCAGGTGAACAAGCTGCTCAAAATATTGGCGGCCCTGCAATGCGATCAGGCTTTGAATGCCAAGATGTTCAATACCCTTGGCCGCATATGTTTAGCGAGTTAACGAATGAATATGACAAAAGATATAGCATTGATGAGAATCATCTTTCAAAAATCTCAGAAATCAACTTTGCTAATGCTAAAAAGAATCCTAATTCCCAAACAAGGGGCTGGACCTTTGAATCTGATGCTTTCACTAGATCAGACCATTCAAATCCGGTAATTGAGGGTCGAACAAGAAAAATGGATTGCGGTCAGATCACTGATGGTGCTGCCATTATCTTTTTAGCAAGTGAAAAAAAGGCAAAGGAATATGCTGAAGCCAAATCAATTAAACTTGAATCAATTCCATACATCAAAGGATGGGGGCATCAAACAGGCCCAATTACCTATCAAGAAAAAATAGATTTTAGCCAGAATAAAGAATACGTCTTCCCTCATGTAAAAAAAGCCATTGATGATGCTTTTGCAAGAGCAAACATGCAGGGAGTTGCTGATATCGATGGAATTGAAACGCATGACTGCTTTACCTCAACTGAATACATGGCAATTGATCACTTTGGTATTACAAAACCTGGGGAAAGCTGGAAAGCGATTGAGTCTGGTGATATTGAAATACGAGGAAAAATTCCGATTAATGCTAGCGGTGGCTTGATTGGATTAGGGCACCCAGTTGGAGCTACTGGTGTGAGAATGTTATTGGATTGTTACAAGCAGTGCACCAATAATGCAGGCGACTACCAGATCGATAATGCTAAAAATATATCCACGCTTAATATTGGTGGAAGCGCAACGACAGTCGTTAGCTTTGTGGTTGGAACTGCCTAA